A genomic segment from Deinococcus humi encodes:
- a CDS encoding cyclic-di-AMP receptor, with the protein MKLVLAVIQDADATALIRVLSENAFEVTKLASTGGFLREGNTTLMIGVSDERLDDLKRFVRQTCRTRSRLVAPSVPMGEQNEGLVSDPVEVPVGGAVMFVMGVQEFVKV; encoded by the coding sequence ATGAAGCTCGTACTCGCCGTCATTCAGGACGCAGACGCCACAGCGTTGATCCGCGTCCTCTCGGAGAATGCCTTCGAGGTCACCAAGCTCGCCAGCACCGGCGGCTTTTTACGCGAGGGCAACACCACCCTGATGATTGGCGTTTCGGATGAACGTCTCGACGATCTCAAGCGCTTTGTTCGCCAGACCTGCCGTACCCGCAGCCGCTTGGTGGCCCCCAGCGTTCCGATGGGCGAGCAGAACGAGGGCCTGGTCAGCGATCCTGTAGAGGTCCCGGTGGGCGGGGCCGTGATGTTCGTGATGGGCGTGCAGGAGTTCGTCAAGGTCTAG